The genomic window CCCTACGGCACGCTTCGCTCCTCTGATCATCTCCGCGAGGAGTGGGGGCTGTGCTGCAACGCGGCGATCACGGCCAGGAGCTCCTGCGCCCCGGCGCTCAGACCGGCCGACCACACAGCGCGAAACGGTCGTCTCAGGTCGACGGCTGCCGGGACGGTGACGAGGCGCCCGGCGCGGAGGTCGTCCTCGACCAGCAACGAGCTGATGACTCCCGGACCCACACCGCCGGCGATGGCCGCCCGGATGGCGCCCGTCGACGACAACTGCGCAGCGGGTTCTGCCATCAGGGCAGGGGCGATCCCCAGGGCGAGCTCGAGGGTCCGGCGGGTGCCCGAGCCCGACTCCCGAGACACGAGCGGTGTGGATGCGAGATCCGCTGCCGTCACGGGTTCGGACTTCGATGCCCATGCGTGCCTGGGCGAGACGACGATGAGCAGTTCGTCGACACCCAGGACGGTGGTGGCGAGCCCGTCGGTCTCATCAGGGGTCTCCGTGAACCCGAGGTGCGCGCGCCCCGAACGGACCTCGTCGACGACCCAGTCGCTGTTGCCCGATTCCAGGCGCACCCGGACACGATCCGCTGCCGCTGTCATCCAGCGTGGCATCAGCGCCTCTGACACCGTCTGACTCGCCGCGACGAGGAGAGCGTCGGAGGCGCCGGTCATCAGGGTGTGCAGCGATCGTTCGAAGGTGGTCGCCGCCTCGAGCAGGGGTCGGCCCCACTCGCACACCAGGAGTCCGTGCTCGGTGAGCGCCGAGCCGGCCCGAGAGCGGACGAGCAACGTCCGACCCAACCGCCGCTCGGCGCCCGAGATGCGAGACGACGCCGCCTGCTGGCTGATGCCCTCCGATGTCGCGGCACGGCCCAGACTGCCCGACCTCGAGATCGCCTCCAGCAGTCGGAGCGTCTCGAGGTCAACAGGGAGTCCGGTCACAAAGATCGATTGTGACACCACAAGCATCCGCCCGTATCGGCAGCCGGTCGCACGCACGAAGATTGAGGCATGCCTGCCACGATCACACCGCATGTCGCCCCACCCCGCACACGCGGTCTGTTCCGCCAGCTCGAGCACCGCGGGCAGATCGTGTCGAACCTGACCCCGAACTGGTTCGCGTCGATCATGGGGACCGGCATCGTCGCCAACGCCGCGGCGACCCTGCCGTTGCAGTTCCCGGGGCTGCGCCCCGCCGCGACCATCGTCTGGGCGCTGGCCAGCGTGTTGTTGGTCGCTCTCAGCGCGGCGACCGTCCTGCACTGGGTGCGTTACCGGGCCACCGCGCGGGGGCATCGACTCAATCCGGTGATGGCGCACTTCTACGGGGCACCGCCCATGGCGCTGCTGACCGTCGGCGCGGGAACCCTGCTCTTGGGCAAAGACGTCCTCGGTACGCCCCTGGCGGTCGGCATCGACTGGGTGTTGTGGACCATCGGCACGGTGCTCGGCCTCGTCAGCGCGATCGCGGTCCCGTACCTGACGTTCACCCGGCACGACACGGCCCCCGACAGTGCGTTCGGCGGCTGGCTCATGCCCGTGGTCCCCCCGATGGTGTCTGCCTCTACCGGTGCGCTGCTGCTGCCCTTCCTGCCCGCGGGGCAGGCAAGGCAGAACATGCTCTGGGGGTGCTACGCGATGTTCGGCTTGTCGTTGCTGGCGTCGATCGTGATCATCACGCTGATCTGGTCACGCCTGGCCCAGCACAAGATCGGCCCGGTCGGCATGGTCCCGACCCTCTGGATCGTCCTCGGCCCCCTGGGGCAGTCGATCACCGCAGTCAACCTGCTCGGTGGCAACGCCCACCTCGCCGTCGACCAGGGAACCTCGCACGCCCTGTTCGTCTTCGGGCTCGTCTACGGTGTGCCCACTCTGGGCTTCGCCCTGATGTGGGCGGCACTGGCATCGGCCATCACCCTCCGCACCATGCGCCAGGGGCTCCCGTTCTCACTCACCTGGTGGTCGTTCACCTTCCCCGTCGGCACCTGCGTGACAGGCCTGAACGGTCTGGCCCTGCACACGGGACTCGTCGCGCTGCAGGTACTGGCGGTCGTGTTCTACATCGGGCTCGTCGGGGCCTGGATCACGGTCGCCGTGCGCACCTTCCACGGCAGCGTCATACGCGGAACGCTCCTCGCGCCTCCCCGTCCCCTGCCCTGACCGCGGACGATGAGGGTGCGTGGGGGAGTGGCTCAGATCGAACAGGCGTCGTTCCAGTCACGGCGATAGGCCTCGGGGTCACTGACGTCGACGATGGCCGAGGCGGCGCCCTTGGGCTCGTCACGCGACCGGTAGCTCTCGAACGCCACCGCACTGCGGTCGTTGCTCGCCGGATCACGCACCCCGGAGGCTTCGACCCACAGAGTCCAGTTCCACCGCGTCCGGACGCCAGGCTGCAACGCGCCTTCGCCGACGACCAACAGCACGTCCGTGCCGGCGGGTGAAGACTCGAAGTCTGCGCCCGTGAATGATCGGACCGACGACGTGAGGCCTCTCGCGCTGATCTCCCGAGCTAACTGACTGCCCATGTCCGAGAGATGCTCGCCAGCATCGCCATCCACAGCCACGATGCCTCCACCGGACGGAAGCTGACTCAGCATCTCGGAAACCAAGTCATGGATGACGGTGTTGCTCATGATGCTTTCTCCTGCTCACTCGTTCGTCGAAACGGAAAAGGGAGTCGGCGGCCGCCGACTGATGCGGCTGCACGAAGCGGTCGCGAACCTGATGCAACCACGAGCATGCGCCGACGTTCAGCCCTGTAGAAGCGCGTGCTTGGAGCGCCCGATAGGGGATCGCCTGCCGGGCTATGCGCCGATGAGGTGAGCTAAAAGCAGGTGGAACGAGGCCGGGCACGCGAGGCCAGGCGAGGTGGTAGAGCAAGATGAGTGCCATGGCACCCGCAGATCTTCTCCTAGTGATCGGGCTTGTGTGCGTCGTCGTCGCCGTTGGGATGAACGTAGTCACGGCCGCTCGCTTCAGTGGTGGCAAGGCGGTGTCGAAAGAGCGTCGCCTCCGCCTCGCTGTGCTTACGGTCTCTATTGCTGTTGTGGGGCTGGTTTGCATGGTCGCTTGGTTCGCGCAGTCTTGATTGCCTTGACAAGCGGGCACGGGCCGTCGCATGCCCGATAGACGATCGACATCTAGGACGAACCGTGGGGTCCTCAACCGCCGTGACGCAGGCTAAGTCCGTCGAAGCCCTCGGAGCCAAGACACCACGGCAGCGAGGTCGCCCCAGGCCCAGAGCAAAAGGACAAGGAATGCGATCGACAGCACTGCGAACACCGGTGGAAGGACGTAACCCACCCATTCGGACTGGCCATCGTTGACTGTTTCGTTGGGGCCGAGGTAGGCGGTGGGCTGGGCGTAGGCATAGGCGTGTCCGTCCGGCCCGGTGGAACCTGTCAAGACGACGTCGTCAAGCGTTACGTGCGCGTCAGCGGAAATCCACCGGCCGATGATGACGTCACCGCCACGGCGGCCGGCCAATTCCCGTCTCTCCTCCGTGAACGTGCCCCAGATCTTGGGCTCACCTCGATCATGCGCGGCGAATGCGGAGATGACGATGAAGAACGCCGCCAAGGCAATGCAAGAGACATACGCGGCCAGTTGACCCCAGCGCTGTAGTCGGAAGAAGAAGGGTCCACGTGGTCGGGCGGGGCGCAGTGGAGGCACCAGGTCAGCGTGCCATACCGCGATGCACGTACCGGCTTCGAGCATCGGTCAACCCCAGGAGGGACCGTCTGCTTCACGTTGCGTTGCTCCACGGAGCCAGCCCACGAAGCAGTGCCCGATAGGGGATCCGGCTACGGACGATCCTCTGCGTCTTTGATGCCGGCTGCAACGGCACGTCGAATCACCCAGTAGAGCGCGTAAAGAATCGCGCTTGTGATTACAACGAAAAGGGCGGCGCTAGACAACGCGTCCATGCCCCAACCGTACGAGGTGTCGTGGGCCGTAGTTCGGGAGTCGATCTCACGAGCTGTGCCGATAGAGGATCGTTGTGCGCACGGCGCTGATGCTCGATAGAGCGGTGCCCGTAGGCTCACGTCATGGTTTCAGCGATGAAGCAGACGACAGTCGACGACGGGGTGACGATCGCCTACACGGTCTTCGACGGCGTCGAGCCAGCAGTCGTCCTCCTTCACGGGCTCGCAGGGAGCAGCCGCGAGTTCGTCCGCACCGCAGAGGGTCTGGCCGGGCGGCGGGTCATCCTCATCGATCAGCGAGGCCATGGACACAGCACGACCAAGCCGGCAGACACCTCTCGCGAGGCGTACGTGTTCGATGTCGTGACTGTCATCAGCAAGGAAACGTCGGGGCCGGTGACTCTCGCCGGCCAGTCGATGGGAGCTCACACGGCGATGCTCGTCGCCGCGGCGCGCCCGGACCTCATCCGGCGGCTCGTCCTGCTCGAAGGGAACCAGGGTGGTGGAACGACTGATGAGCACCGAGCCCTTGGCGACTTCTTCCGTTCATGGGCAGTCCCCTTCACTGATCGCGCAGAAGCCGCGGCGGCTCTCGGTGATGGGCCCCTCGAGCGTGCATGGGTCGAGGACCTCGAAGAACGGGCGGATGGCTTGTATCCCCGCTTCGACGCCGACGTCATGCAGGCCACGATCGAAGCCGTCGGTGAGTCGCGCTGGGCCGAGTGGGAGAGTGTCACCGTGCCAGCCCTCGTGCTATACGCGGACGGCGGCATGTTCTCGGAGGAGCAAAAAACGGAGTTCGTGCGTCGGGGCCACGCGGTTCGACGCGTCGATCTCACGGCCGCATCTCACGACGCGCACCTCGACGCCTTCGATCAATGGCTCGATGCGCTCCGCAGCGTCGTCACTGGCTGAGCACAGTCGCCCCAAGCGCCACGGCGTCCCGATAGGGGATCGTCTATCGGGCACCGTTTGTAACCTCGCTCTAGCGATCTCCGTTACCGATCTGCCGCATCGCCATGCGTTAGCCAGTGACTGATGTCGATGGGCTGAGTTGGTGGCAGGTCAATGTCGTTAGGCCGGATCTGGTGCTCCGTGAGCCTGCCCTTCTGCAA from Frigoribacterium sp. PvP032 includes these protein-coding regions:
- a CDS encoding LysR family transcriptional regulator, with translation MTGLPVDLETLRLLEAISRSGSLGRAATSEGISQQAASSRISGAERRLGRTLLVRSRAGSALTEHGLLVCEWGRPLLEAATTFERSLHTLMTGASDALLVAASQTVSEALMPRWMTAAADRVRVRLESGNSDWVVDEVRSGRAHLGFTETPDETDGLATTVLGVDELLIVVSPRHAWASKSEPVTAADLASTPLVSRESGSGTRRTLELALGIAPALMAEPAAQLSSTGAIRAAIAGGVGPGVISSLLVEDDLRAGRLVTVPAAVDLRRPFRAVWSAGLSAGAQELLAVIAALQHSPHSSRR
- a CDS encoding TDT family transporter, which encodes MPATITPHVAPPRTRGLFRQLEHRGQIVSNLTPNWFASIMGTGIVANAAATLPLQFPGLRPAATIVWALASVLLVALSAATVLHWVRYRATARGHRLNPVMAHFYGAPPMALLTVGAGTLLLGKDVLGTPLAVGIDWVLWTIGTVLGLVSAIAVPYLTFTRHDTAPDSAFGGWLMPVVPPMVSASTGALLLPFLPAGQARQNMLWGCYAMFGLSLLASIVIITLIWSRLAQHKIGPVGMVPTLWIVLGPLGQSITAVNLLGGNAHLAVDQGTSHALFVFGLVYGVPTLGFALMWAALASAITLRTMRQGLPFSLTWWSFTFPVGTCVTGLNGLALHTGLVALQVLAVVFYIGLVGAWITVAVRTFHGSVIRGTLLAPPRPLP
- a CDS encoding alpha/beta fold hydrolase yields the protein MKQTTVDDGVTIAYTVFDGVEPAVVLLHGLAGSSREFVRTAEGLAGRRVILIDQRGHGHSTTKPADTSREAYVFDVVTVISKETSGPVTLAGQSMGAHTAMLVAAARPDLIRRLVLLEGNQGGGTTDEHRALGDFFRSWAVPFTDRAEAAAALGDGPLERAWVEDLEERADGLYPRFDADVMQATIEAVGESRWAEWESVTVPALVLYADGGMFSEEQKTEFVRRGHAVRRVDLTAASHDAHLDAFDQWLDALRSVVTG